In Deltaproteobacteria bacterium, the genomic window CTGGTTCGTCGGAAGGGGGCCCTGGACCTCGGTTCTCTTCCAGGAAAACTAGCCGATTGTCAGGAGAGGGATCCAACAGTCTCGGAGCTTTATATCGTTGAGGGAGATTCAGCGGGTGGATCAGCCAAGCAGGGTCGTGATCGACGAAATCAGGCGATCCTTCCCCTCAAAGGAAAAATTCTTAACGTGGAAAAGGCCCGCTTCGACAAGATGCTCTCCTCCGAGGAGATCAGGACGATGATCACCGCCTTGGGGATAGGGATTGCAACGGATGAAGGCGAGGTGCAGGATTTAACGAAGCTTCGCTATCATAATATCATTCTCATGTGCGATGCAGACGTTGACGGTTCTCATATTAGAACCCTCCTGCTGACCTTTTTCTATCGGCAGATGCCGCAAATAGTGGAGAGAGGCCATCTCTACATTGCCCAGCCCCCTCTTTACCGTGTGAAGAAGGGGAAATCTGAAAAATACTTGAGAGACGATGTGGCCCTTGAGGATTACCTGATCGATTTAGGCATGGAGGGGATCCAGCTCAAGGCAAAGGGGGCCGGGCTTTCCGGCAAGGAGCTTGCTAACCTGACTAAAAAGCTGATTCGCTACAGAAAACTGTTGAGCCTCATTGAGCAAAAGCAGGACCCACGAATTGTAGATGCCTTTGTCGAAGTGGCTGACCTTTCCAAGGTCTCTTTCAAAGAGGGGAAGAAGCTCGATCAAGAGCTTGACAAGGTGGCGAACTATCTCAAGAAATCCTATCCCGACTTTAAGGACTTTGAACTAGAGGTATCGAGTGATGCCGAACATGGGACCGCCCGTTTAGTTTACAAGACACTCTATAAAAACTCTCCACGTCAGACTATTATTGATGTCTCCTTCCTCGGCTCTCCGGAGTTTGCCGAGCTTCAAAGGTCGGCCGAGGAGTTTGCCAAATACGGTGAGGGGCCGTTTAACGTGGTCCATGAAGAGGGCACTTCAGTCTTTGAGACGTTGGATGGCGTGAAGGATTTTATCCTCCAGAACGGCCGGAAGGGCCAGGATGTGCAACGCTACAAAGGATTGGGAGAGATGAATCCGACCCAGCTCTGGGAGACCACGATGAACCCCGAGACGCGTACCCTGCTTCAGGTTCGTGTGGATGACGCCGTCGAGGCCGACCAAATTTTCACCGTCCTTATGGGGGATGAGGTTGAGCCCCGTCGTCAATTCATTGAAGAGAATGCCTTGGCCGTCAAGAATCTCGATATTTGAACCACCCCAGTTATCCCCCCAATTGACTTCTGCTTAGCGGTAAGCTAAATTGACCGCATGTCGATTCATCATATAGCAAAGGTATTGGGGAGGCGAGGGGGACGGGAGAGAGCCCGACGCCTTTCGTCCAAGAGAACAAAAGAAATCGCTTCATTTGGAGGGCGGGTCCGGGCCGAATCCCTGAAGATCGCCAAGCGGATTGAGGAAAATTTTCGTTATGTTCAAGTGATACGGCAATTGACAGAATCGCCCCCAGCTCAATCCTTAAAAACAGCCCAGGGCAAGCTCCCCGAGATTCATGGCTGACCCATCTTCCTATATTGAACAGACAGGACAAATCATTTCCGAGCTGGAAAAGTTTGGTTTGGCCCCAGTCCTCATTGGTGGTATGGCCCTTGTTATCCTGGGCTCACGGCGTGTCACACGAGATTTCGATTTTCTGGTTTCCAAAGAGGCACGCGATCAAGAGGGGATCATCAAGGTCTTTTATAAAAATGGCTTCGAACTGGCCTCGAAGATTGATCAACAAGGAGAGATTGTTTCGACCATCGACAATGAGCGAGTTGCCTCTATCCGCCTGAAGCTGGATGTTCCTTCAAGCGCCCATTTTTTGAATCGACAAACAGGGTTACGCATTGACCTTCTTTTTGATTTTCCGTTTCCAGCCGATGAAATCGCCTTGCGTGCCAGAAAGAAAAAAATACATTCATATTGCTTTCGCGTTGCCTCCCGAAAAGATCTTCTTCGCCTGAAAGAAGTAGCACGAAGGAAGAGAAATCTCGCGGCAGATGTTCAAGACGTGGAGTTCTTGAAGAAACTTCGATGAGGCGGATCACAAAATTGGGTGAGGGGCTTGGTGGCGTTGTTTCTCTTGTCGAGGCAAAGGGTCAACGCGTTGCCCTCAAACAACTAAATATTGATCAGGGAAAACTGACCCCGGAAGAAGTTTTAGAGAACTTCAAACGGGAGTTTACGACACTCAAAAGACTTAATCATCCACACATTGTCCGTATCATCGATTTCGGGAGGGACGATGAAGGCAGATATTTTTTTACGAGCGAGTACATTGAGGGGAAAAACATCTTTGAGGCAACAAGGGAGTGGTCACCTGAAGAGGTGAATTTACTCTTTATACAGGTCTTAAGGGCCCTCGGTTATTTACATCGGGAACGAATCTATCATTTCGACATTAAACCTCAAAATATACTCGTTACGGTATCGACTTCCGGCGAGAAAATAGCCAAATTGATCGATTTTGGACTTGTTGCGTTTCGTAAGGAGGGGATTCTTGCTGGAACACCCGCCTATATGGCCCCAGAAAACCTTCTTGGGGGAGGCTCTGATGGTCGCGCCGATCTCTATTCGTTGGGCATTACCTGGTACGAGTGCCTCGCCGGCCAGAATCCGTTTCGAACAGCCAATTTAATGGAGACTCTTGAAAGGCAGCGCCACTGGACACCACTACCTATTTCGCAGCAATATTCGGATATTCCTTCCTACCTCGACCCCATTTTTGAAAAAATATTAAGAAAGAATCCGTCGGAGCGCTACCATACAGCCCATCAAGTGATTCGCGATCTGAACTGGCTGGGGCAGAAAAACTATCCGTTAGAGACAGAGGCAACGGCCCTTGCTTATATTCCGGGAGAAGGTCGGTTGATCGGTCGAGAAATAGAATGGAAAAATCTGCTGCATTTCTATGGTCAGATTTTCCAATCTCATACGATTCCTCAAGGAGGTCTCTTTATCACAGGAGAGATTGGAACAGGGAAGTCACGTCTTTTAAGCGAACTCAAGTATCACGCCCAACTTCAAGGTGTACAGGTCCTACCCCTAACGGAGGTCAAGAGAGAGGATATTCGGGGAGATACCTTGCTTCTAGCAGACAACGCGGACAATGAAACAGTTAATTTAGCAAGAAAATGGCTGAGCCAATTTTATCCCTATTCAATTATGATCTGTCTCGCAGGCCCTATCGATTTACAGGTTGATTCTTTACATAAAATTTCATTGGACAACTTTGACAAGAAAGAAGTCGGAGAATTCGTTTCTTCCGTTCTGGGCATTGAGAATCCGCCCGATTTGATCGTGGCTCCCTTTAACTCAAGAAGTGGAGGAAATCCCCTCTATCTGACAGGCCTTTTACAGGCGCTGATCCACGCCCAACAAATATTCGACGAACATGGGCAATGGAATGCAGAACTGATTGAGGGACTTCCTCTTGCGGAGGAAAAATGGGATCTCCCTTTGAAACTAAAAAATTATCATAAAGAGACGTTTTCTCGCTTATCCCTTCCTGCGAAGAAGCTTTTGATCGGCATAGCCGTTTCAAAAACTCCACTGACCAGAACTCTTGTTGACAAGCTAGGTTTTAAGATTAGCTCCCGGGATTGGGAATCTCTCTTGGCTGCACAGTTGGTTTTATGGAAACCAAAAGAAGAAACGCTGGAATTCAAAAATGTCAGTTTAAAAGACTGGGTTTCAGGGCATGTCGATTCCTCTTTGTTGGCCTCGGTTCATCAGGCCTTGGGTGAGTTGTTTTCTCAACTTCAAGATACCAAAGAGGTGGCATGGTATCATCTTGGCTTGGGCAAAGGAAGGTCTTCGGAACGTTTTCAACTTATTTTACAATATGCAGAATATGTGGTGTCTCGAGACGACTGGGTAGAGGCGCTCCATGTCTTTCGGACAGCTCGGCTTTTTTCTTCAGAAATTCAAGATCGAATCAAGGCCTCTCTTGGTGAGGTGCAGGCCCTGTTTTTTACCAACAACCACAAACAGGCGCTTGATCTCCTAAAGGAGACCCACAAACTTCTCAAAGAAAATCCTTCGGCCCATTGGGAATGGGTCGAAGAATGCCTTCGTGAAATGACGATGATTTATATCAAAATGAGGGAATTTGACTCTGCCAAAGAGGTTCTGGAGGGAGCGATGTCTCTTATGGAGAGTCAAATCCGAGAACAGGTGGATCCAAGGATCCTCTTTTTGCGTAATCTGCAGGCCAGTATCAAAATGAGGGAAGGATTTATTGATGAAGCGGCGAGGGTTTTCGATGAGAATTATAAAAAGTGGAAATCCCTTTCAAATGATCAGCAACGGAAGGTTTTGAATAACGAACTGGGGCTTACTTGGCTGGCACAAAACAAGGTAGAAGAGGCGATTCAGGTTTTTGAAGAAGAGATAAGTTATTATAAAAAAATAGGTAATATCAGAAAGCAGGCGTATGCATTTTATGGGCTTGCACAATGCTACGTTACTCTCGAACAATGGGAAGTGGCAAGAAAATATTACGAGACATGCCTCAATTTAAGCTTGAAAAGTAGTGCCAAGGAATATCTATTTTATGCCCACAACGGCCTGGGAAAGATAGCTCATCTTCAGAATGATTGGGAGACCTCTAAAAATCATTATCAGCATGCCTTAGAGTTGGCACAACACCTGGGAGATGAGGAGAGTAGTCTCGCTATTGCCCTCAATCTGGCGATGATTTATCGGAACCAGGGGGATCGATCCAATGCCTCCCTTTTTCTTCGCCATCTCATCAGTATCTTGGAGCAACTGAGCAATCGTTCGTTAACCTTGACACAGTATTTATGCCAAGCTTACCTTGAATCGGGCAGACTGAATTTTGAAAAAGGTGATCGGGGTGGAGCGTGCATCGCCTACCGTGAGGCGATCCGGTTGATAGATCATTGCAGCAGGTTGGAGTCCCTTCGTGCAGACGCCTTGTTGGGTTACGAACAAGCCTCTGCCACTGTAGAAGAAAAGGTGGAATCGAAGGTTGTCTCAAGCAAAAACGATTTAAAAACATCAAAGATCACCGAAAAAGATGTGAAGACCTTAATGGAGACACAGCTCCTAAAGAAATGAAGACGAGGCATCTGCTTTACGTTTTATTATTTGGGCCCTTGCTGACGGGTTGTCTTGGTGGGGAAGCAGCCCCTGTGGATCTGCCAAATCCTTTTACGCCGGGAGCCCCTCCCGTTGGAAATTGTACAGAGACGGTTACGGAAAAATCTGGGGTAAGATCCTTGATTCAAGGATACGATACAAATCCTTTGCCTGATAAGGCGGTTGATGCCTTGAAAGCGGCGTGTAATGTTTCAACAAGTGACTTAGGGTCCTTTATGGAAGGGTTTCTTTGTCAGATCGAGGCCGATATCTCCTTGGCGTCCGATGCAGAGGTGCAGGGTGATGTTGATAATCTGGAGCACGTTGACCTCTCCGACCTTACCGGCTCTTGTACAGAGATCAATCTGCTTTGAACGTACCTTGGGTAGGGTACACTTCTTTTTTCATAACAGGATCATTCAGGCCTTTTTCATTTAACTTCCTTTAGTTTTGGAGCTATAATGACCCCCTTAAGGAGGTTTTATGCGAAAGATTCTCGTTTTTGTAGTGAGTATCATTGGTATTGGATTAACTACCTCATTTCCCACAGAGAGTTTGGGGGATCGAGGCTCTGGGTATAACCCGTTTGGTGGTCTCTCACAAACTGTTCGACGTGCTATTGACCAATGTGAAGACGATTTCAAGGCCCAGCAGGAGATCTGGTTTATTCTGGAGCAGGCCCAATTGGGCGCCTGTTCCCTTGAAGGGCGCCAAAGGAAGGCTTATCTCTACGTCGATGAGGAAGCATCGATGTCCGAACTCGCCTCGGGTGCCATGTCTTATGTCGATGATGTTATCCGAGAAATTCTTTGTCGGTGTCGTGGCTTGTGGGAGCCTACGCTAGATGCAACGGTCCATGTTCCCCGAAACTTTCGTTATCAGAGCTGTCCCAGACCTAGCCTGCCGGGATAATCGACGAAAGATCAGGTGTGGGACAACGTGTCTACAGGAGACATTATGAGCAACCAATCCAGAAATCATCGCAAGACAAAAAGGGCAATCTTTCTGATCGGGCTTTTTTTGTTAGCCCTCTCAACGCCTCATCTCGTTGAGGCCAAGAGCAAGTGGAAAAAAGGACTTCTCATTGGCACCTTGACGGGGGCCGTGGTGGGAACGGGTGGAGGGCTTTTATTTGCCAATATCGTCTGCGAACAGCCTTCTCCCTGTGAATACGCAGGATGGGCATTGGGAGGGCTTGCCGGTGGAGCCGCCGTCGGTGCTGGTCTCGGTCTCTTTATTGGATTATTGATTGAAGAGGACCCAAAAACAGCCCATCTGGATGAAATCCCAACCCTTGAGCTGAGGCCCGGCATGACACTCGCCCAGCGCTGGCAATACCAGGGGAGAACTCCCTAAACTATGAGGATGATCAAGATAGCCTTACTCCTGATCTCGTTTGTTGGGCTTCTTGGTTTTTCAAGTCACGCCGGTCCGATCAAGCTCCCCGATAAACAGAAGGTAGAATCGTTGAAGAAGTCGGAGAAGAAGTGGGTTAAACCGAAAAAAAATGAATTTCATTTCGTCAATTTTTTTTCCGAAGTTCCCCTTTGGGAAAAGGAATGGGCAAAGATCAGGGAAGATGTTTTGAACCGTTTTTACACCGATTGCATGGTCAAATTCGCCGATGACCCCGCCTGCAAATCAGACCCGATCAAACAGGATGTTGTCCTGAAATACGGGCGCGCCATCAACAGGGGGAATTATGAAGAGGCCATGAGGCAATATGCGGCTTGGGTGAGTTACGAGCCCCTCATCAGTTTAAATACGGCCCGTGTTTATGATTTAGCCCTCTCCGCCTTGGCCAAGGCGGTCATCACCAAGGGGAACGTCGACGAATCCAAGGAGGGGCTCAAGGCTGTCTTAAATCTGGGGATCGCCACGTGTGATGTCTTGCTTCCAACTCAAAAAGGCTGCCTTTTTCAACGAATGGTCAAGAACAATTGGTCTTTCTTTGTGGCCGCCGTGCGCGATTATCCCAATAAAGATATCGGTCTGGCCTGCGTCGATTTTGAACAAAACGAGGTGCGCCGCTACAAAAGCGGTTGTCGCGAGAAGCCGGGAGAAAAGGGAAAGAAGGTTTGTGTCTCGGCCATGGCCGGATATTTAAATACCTACAAAAACCCAGAACTTCAGGGCCCCGTCTGGGGTTGTTCTTCCTGTGAAATGGTCGAAAACGATTTCTTCTGCGGAAAGGGTCTCCCCCCTTGTCTTGAAGCGGCGGCAGGTCCCGAGGGAACGGCCGGAATGATGCGACAGGGATCTTCCATAAGTGGGGAGAACAAAACCACTCCCTTTCAAGGCTTGACGGGTCAGGGACCCAATATCTCGCAGGGTATTGAAGGTATTGTCGGCAATGCCGAAAATCCGATGACCCAGTGCAATCCCTCAAAGAGTCTTGGATCCGGCATGAAAGGGGGTGGGGGATTTTCCATCCCCGCCGCCTGCTTCGCCCTCAAAAGAGGAGATGTGAGGTCGGATAAAGTGCTTCAATGTGGGTATGCCTTTGCCTCTACCAAGAAATGGATCAGACTCCCCAAAACAGGCAGTCCGTGGAAAGTAACCCGGGATCCGGGATGCCAGTATTCCCAATCGGCTCGAATATCCACCGCTGATGCGATAAAGGCTAAATGCGCTCAACTAACGAGATTATGCAGTATAACCGAAGAATTGACGGACCAGGAAAGAACGCAACTCAGCACGATTACCCACAATGCCGTTGATCTTATCAGGGATAATTTAGATCTCTTCAATAAAGCCTGTTCCGCAGCACAGACCAACGCTTGTGCGGGAACCGACTGGGGATTATTGGCTGAGGCCATTGGAGAAACGCTGATCTCCGACCCCCTTGCTGTTCAGATGAGTACAATTGAGACGGGAAAATTTGCTTTTGCTCCGGCTGTGGACCCTCAAGGTATGGGCGAATTGACGAATGCTGCGATTGTAGTTACACCGTATATGTTTCAATCAAGGGATCAGTTGAAGGCACAGGGTATTGGTAACTCTCCTAGCGGATCTTTGGCGCATGAAATTGGGCACATCATGTTAGCACAGATGGGTGTGCCAACAACCCTTATGGAGGGAAGCAAGTCGATTCACCACATATCATTGGATGAACTGTCGTGCAGGGCCCCGGATGACGAATCAGCGGGATGCCAGAATGCCGAGTCTTCCAAAGCAAAGGACACCAAAAAGGAAGACCCATGTCAAGACACGAGCGAGTACGGCCCGGATACACGAGAGTGTTGTGAAAAAAAGGGGGACTGCCAACCGGATGACAAAAAGGATGGGACAAAAAAAGATTGTGACCCGGACAGCACCGACTGCGGTTGTTCTGCTTTAAACACGGCCCAACAGCAGCTTCTTGATTGCACCAGCGAAGAAGAAGTGCATCCACGCGACCCCATCGGTCCGGTTTTCCGACCTCATGAGGAAGGAGGTGGTGATCCGCTTCTTCCCGATTACTCTTCTTGTGCGAGGGAACTTGTGGGTGAGGAGAGATCAGTACCCAATCTCTACAGATTTTCATTCGGACCCGGTGTGATCGATTGCATTGATGATCCAACAGACCCCTGCAAATGTTACGGTTGCGGAGCTGGCGGCTCCACTCTTACCCCGGCCACTCTTTGTGGAAATGTCACCTGTCTGGAGGGAAGCTCCTGCAATCCTGCCACCGGCCGCTGCGAATCGGGTGACGGAGGGGGGGGAGGCCCAAGAACTCCCGGCGAAGGTCCAATGAGGCGACCCCTCAATTAGGTGACAGTCATATTATTGTATTGTATAATTCCTAGGGAAAAGAGGATTCGAGATCGGGATGAAGCAAAGAGTGATCAGCTATTGTAGTCTTTTGTGTCTTATGATCATTTTCGTCTCATTTCATTCTGCTGCTAAATCAACACAAGGAGTTGCCCTTAAACAAATTAAGAACAAGAGTAGCCTCTGTTATCCTTTAGGATCTACGTTTAAGCCAGATCCCCATCCCCTTCCAGCTGTCACACCCACATCCGGAAGGATCTGGTATGTCAACGGGGCGAGTGGTGATGATGAAAATGGAGACGGAAGTGAGGCCCATCCCTGGAAGACGATCAGGAGGGCATCGGATGATCAAGAGCATGTGTTAGAGGGTGATACCGTTAGCATTTCCCCTGGAGTTTACAGAGAAATTATTACTTTTAATGGAGGTGAGTCCGGTTGTAGTGGGCAGCGGAACGTTCGTAATCATGTTACTTACAAATCCTCAATACCTGGTGAGTACATCATTATTGATGGGAGTGAATTCCCTAGGGGGACAAACGGTTTGTCGGTCCAATGTGGTATAGAAGGGATTGTTTTCGAATATTTCGAAGTACGAAATTGGTTGGGAATTTCCCCAGATTCTAAGCATCCAGGAGGACAAGGGGGTAAGGGGATTGATGTTTATCAAGCCCGGGATACTATCTTTCGCAATCTGAAACTTCACGATACCAGCCATGGCTTTAAAGAAACAGGTGGTTTCAACACCATTGTCGATACCTGTGAGGTTCATAACAACGGTATACCGGCCAGTAATCAAGGTCATGGCTTCTACATCCAGGGAGATGGCACAATTATTACAAACTGCCGAATTTATCAAAATGGTGGAGTGACTTTGGGAACTAATGATAATCCAGGGATGGGAATTCAAATCCAGTCAGGAACCTACGAAGAAGAAGACAGGTCGAAGAATATGGTCATTTACAATAATCAAATTTATGAAAATGGAAATGGCGTTTCCATAGATGAGCGGAGTGAGAATATTGTTTTTCGTAATAATATTGTCTATCGTAATATGGGTCGGGGATTGAGAGTAGACTCTCGAGCCTCTGAAGTCAAAATACACAACAACACCTTTATTGATAACAGAGTTTCTGTCTATTTCTTACGCCTATCAGATCTCTCAGGAATCAGTCTAAAAAACAATATTTTGTATGGGCGAATTGGAATTTTTCTTGATCTTGGCAAACCCATCGACGGCGATATTGGAACGTTTGATTACAATTATTATTGGTCTGATGAGGGGCTCGAGTTCGTTTATCCTGGGATCGGTGCACCCAGAGACTATATTGATTTTAAGCGATGGAAGATCATGACGGGTCAGGACAGGAATAGTTCAATAGCCAACCCCCTCCTCGATAAGCAATTTATGCCAGGTGACAAATCTCCGGTTATTGATCATGGTACCTATGTTGGCCTCCCCTGTAGCGGCTTAGCACCTGATGTTGGCGCATTCGAGTTTGGTCTATGACCTTGTCTCACCCTCACATTCCAGAAGAGTGCCTGTCACTCAAGCAGCCGATTCGGTTATTTCCTTGACGATCGAAAAAAGCGCCTCTTCCTGGGCGAGATCCCCCTTTTCAATAACCGCGAGGCATTCCCCCAAGGGGAATTCTTCGTGCAGAAAATCGGCAGGCTTCCCTGAAAGAATAACAATTCGTTTTGAGTCGATCCCTTTCTCGAGCGCCCTCCTCAAAAATTCACGTCCATCAAGACCGGGCATGAGCCAGTCGACGAGGATGAGCGAGAAATCTTTTCCAAGTTGATCGAGCGCTTCCTGTGGGTCTTGATAAGAAGAGACCTCAACTCTTGAACCGAATCGCTGCAGCAGGAGCCGTTTCCTTGCCTTGCAATACGAGGCGGAATCATCGACGATCATGACCTTAATCGGAGGGGAATTTTCCGTCATGCCTCCCCCCTTCCATTTCCAGGGTGACCCAGCCGGCGCCGAATTTCATGGTAGGTCGCCTTTAGGATAGTCTTCTTTTCGATACGGTGGTGGAGCCAGAATGGGACGACGCAGCCACACCGGTCGCAGTCGGCCTTGGGACCAAGCATGCATTTCTCCTTAGTTCCGCCCGTCGTTGTGAGCGAGTAGCCGTGTGTTGTAAAGATGCAATGATCGGTCACCTTTTTTGAATGCGTACTCTTCATAAGCTCGAGGACACGGTCCGGCATGGCGACGAAGTCGCCGTATTTCTCCTTTTTAAGACGAAGGAGCTGATCAATCAGTTCATCCCGCTTTTCCCAACCCATCCAGAGCTCATCCGAGAGTCCCTCAATCGGGGTGTAAAAGTCGAACATAAATCCCTTCAGGTGGGGTCGCCAGTCATCCAGGACCTCCTCAATCGTATTCATATTAATGGAGGTGATGCACATCGTCCCTGTCACGTGGAGATCAGGGCGACTCACGTTCTTCATCATCAACTGGTAGAGTCCTCGTTGCCGGCGCATCGTTTCGTGCGCCTCCTCATTTCCATCAATCGAGACATGGAAGTAGACATCCGGCCAGTCCGGGAGCGGTGTTGTTCCGTTCGTGACGATGAGGTTATGCATGAAATGCCGTTTGCACCGTTCAATAATGTTTTTTCGAAGCAGCGGTTCACCACCGACCCACGTACAGCTATGAAGGAATTTCGATTTTGCCTTGAGGTCGAGGATCTTTTGTTCCCACCCGTCAACGTCGAGAACCCCCTCCTGCTCCTGCTCAAAGAAATAGCAGTGGGCACAGCGGAGATTGCACTGGTCCGTCACATCAACCGACATGAAGGAGCCTTTGGGAAACCCCTTCAGAAAGAAATAGATCTGGGGGATGAGGTGGTACCGGAAGAACGGTTTAATCTGCTGATCCGCGCCAGCGTAGCTCTCCTGCTTCATAAGGTTCGGAATGGTAGTTAATTTGTTGGAGAAGGACAATAGCGTTTTTAAACTATTCGAGATGCCTCTGAAAACGACTGACCGCCGAGTTAACCAGGAACACAAAGACAAAGACGCCTACAAAGGTTTCAGATATGGCGAGAAATTTACCAAGGGCTGATAGAGGGACGATATCACCGTAGCCGACCGTCATGAGGGTAATCATCGCAAAGTAAAGATGGTCAAAGAAGGAATCCGGAGAGACCGAGAGGACGCCGTAGAGGCGGTTAAAAAAGTGATAGAAGAATCCATAAAGAAAAAGGATATCCAGGACAGAAAAGAAGATGGCAATAAAATGCCATCGCATCCTCTCTCGATCCGGCACCTCCGGAGAGAGGAGTCGGAGCCCAAAGAGGAGCGACATCGCATTGATGCTGATCACCTGAAGGATGCGTGTTGAACCGAGAATGACAAGAATCCAACCAGCAAAATTCGAGGACCAACTCAGATAAATCAATAACAGGATCAGAAAAGTGGTGCTACAGAGGTAGATTTCCAGGTGGCGGATTTTTATCTGATCCCGCTTGACGCCGAAAAGGCGGAAAAGATCAAGCAGTGTTCGGCTTACGATAAAATCACAGACATGGAAAAGCAGAGAGAGGATCAGCGAATGATACTCCTCGGCCTTTTTGCGAAGCATAGCGCAATGCCGTCTACTTTAATCGAAAGGCGTTGGGAAGAAGTTCTTTTAGGGTAAAAATGCCGGCCCCCTCAATAAGGATGGGGGTCTTGTCATCCATGAGCTCGATCATGACTTGCCGGCAGGCCCCACAAGGGGTCCGAAGATTCAGAACAGCTTTTGGCGAGTTGTCAGGGGTCACCAAGGCAAGGGCCCTAATCCGTCTTGCCCCTTGTGCCGTGGCGCTTGTCAAGGCAACCCTTTCGGCGCATTGAGTCAGTCCATAGCTGGCATTCTCAACATTGCACCCAACAAATAGGCTTGCACCGTCCCAGGCGGCAGCACCAACATGAAAGCGTGAATAGGGACAATGGGCATTTTTTGAGGCACGATGGGCCGAGGCAAGCAGCTGCCTCATAACGTACCGAGACTCACTTAATGTAAATGGTCGATGGGTTGAGCGTCGGATAAGCTGCGCAAAACGCTCCGCGTCGTCAAGCAGACGTTTGCAGCCTTTGTCAGGTCTCTTGGGGAGACGCATCAAAGGCAGCGGAGATCTAAAAATCCGGACAGCAGTCCTTAAGACAGCAGTCCTTAAGGTTGATTCAGAAATGCTCGACATCTCACCGGTGGCACTCGGTTCTTTATGGAAATAGGTGCTAGAAATTAATCTTTCTATCTATTACACAGCTCATTAGCTCATTAGAATTTTTTTATGAAATTCATCGACGAGGCGAGGATCTTTCTCAAGGCTGGTGATGGGGGGGACGGCTGTGTCTCTTTCCGGAGGGAGAAATTTATCCCGCGTGGTGGGCCCAATGGCGGGGATGGAGGACGTGGCGGGCATGTGATCTTCAAGGCGGATGCGAGCCTCGCCACCCTTCTGGACTTTCGGTATCGAAAACATTTCAAGGCCCCGAAAGGGGGGCATGGTCAGGGGAGCGATTGCAATGGGCGGTCGGGCGAGGATCTCCTCATTCGTGTCCCCCCGGGGACTCTTATCAAGGAGGTTGAGACAGGGGAGATTCTGGCGGAGCTGAATAAATCGGGTCAGAGTCAAGTCATCGCCAAAGGGGGGCGTGGCGGCCTCGGCAATATGAACTTTGCCACCTCCACCAATCAGGCCCCGCGACGTTTTGAAAAAGGCTCCCCCGGTGAGGAGCGATGGGTCGATCTGGAACTCAAACTTCTTGCCGATGTCGGTCTGATCGGCTTTCCGAACGCTGGAAAATCAACCCTCCTCTCCGTCATCTCAAAGGCGAGGCCAAAAATTGCCGATTACCCCTTTACCACCAAAACCCCGGTACTCGGAGTGGTTCAATACGGAGAGAAGAGTTTTACGGTTGCCGATCTTCCCGGCCTTATTGAAGGGGCCAGTGGCGGGGCCGGGCTCGGTTTCAAGTTTTTGAGGCATATCGAGAAGACCCGCGCCTTCTTGCACCTGATCGATATCGCAGACCCCTCCCAACCCGA contains:
- a CDS encoding right-handed parallel beta-helix repeat-containing protein; translation: MIIFVSFHSAAKSTQGVALKQIKNKSSLCYPLGSTFKPDPHPLPAVTPTSGRIWYVNGASGDDENGDGSEAHPWKTIRRASDDQEHVLEGDTVSISPGVYREIITFNGGESGCSGQRNVRNHVTYKSSIPGEYIIIDGSEFPRGTNGLSVQCGIEGIVFEYFEVRNWLGISPDSKHPGGQGGKGIDVYQARDTIFRNLKLHDTSHGFKETGGFNTIVDTCEVHNNGIPASNQGHGFYIQGDGTIITNCRIYQNGGVTLGTNDNPGMGIQIQSGTYEEEDRSKNMVIYNNQIYENGNGVSIDERSENIVFRNNIVYRNMGRGLRVDSRASEVKIHNNTFIDNRVSVYFLRLSDLSGISLKNNILYGRIGIFLDLGKPIDGDIGTFDYNYYWSDEGLEFVYPGIGAPRDYIDFKRWKIMTGQDRNSSIANPLLDKQFMPGDKSPVIDHGTYVGLPCSGLAPDVGAFEFGL
- a CDS encoding response regulator encodes the protein MTENSPPIKVMIVDDSASYCKARKRLLLQRFGSRVEVSSYQDPQEALDQLGKDFSLILVDWLMPGLDGREFLRRALEKGIDSKRIVILSGKPADFLHEEFPLGECLAVIEKGDLAQEEALFSIVKEITESAA
- a CDS encoding radical SAM protein, with amino-acid sequence MKQESYAGADQQIKPFFRYHLIPQIYFFLKGFPKGSFMSVDVTDQCNLRCAHCYFFEQEQEGVLDVDGWEQKILDLKAKSKFLHSCTWVGGEPLLRKNIIERCKRHFMHNLIVTNGTTPLPDWPDVYFHVSIDGNEEAHETMRRQRGLYQLMMKNVSRPDLHVTGTMCITSINMNTIEEVLDDWRPHLKGFMFDFYTPIEGLSDELWMGWEKRDELIDQLLRLKKEKYGDFVAMPDRVLELMKSTHSKKVTDHCIFTTHGYSLTTTGGTKEKCMLGPKADCDRCGCVVPFWLHHRIEKKTILKATYHEIRRRLGHPGNGRGEA
- a CDS encoding two pore domain potassium channel family protein, which encodes MLRKKAEEYHSLILSLLFHVCDFIVSRTLLDLFRLFGVKRDQIKIRHLEIYLCSTTFLILLLIYLSWSSNFAGWILVILGSTRILQVISINAMSLLFGLRLLSPEVPDRERMRWHFIAIFFSVLDILFLYGFFYHFFNRLYGVLSVSPDSFFDHLYFAMITLMTVGYGDIVPLSALGKFLAISETFVGVFVFVFLVNSAVSRFQRHLE
- a CDS encoding cytidine deaminase, whose translation is MRLPKRPDKGCKRLLDDAERFAQLIRRSTHRPFTLSESRYVMRQLLASAHRASKNAHCPYSRFHVGAAAWDGASLFVGCNVENASYGLTQCAERVALTSATAQGARRIRALALVTPDNSPKAVLNLRTPCGACRQVMIELMDDKTPILIEGAGIFTLKELLPNAFRLK
- the obgE gene encoding GTPase ObgE; translation: MKFIDEARIFLKAGDGGDGCVSFRREKFIPRGGPNGGDGGRGGHVIFKADASLATLLDFRYRKHFKAPKGGHGQGSDCNGRSGEDLLIRVPPGTLIKEVETGEILAELNKSGQSQVIAKGGRGGLGNMNFATSTNQAPRRFEKGSPGEERWVDLELKLLADVGLIGFPNAGKSTLLSVISKARPKIADYPFTTKTPVLGVVQYGEKSFTVADLPGLIEGASGGAGLGFKFLRHIEKTRAFLHLIDIADPSQPDPFEAYRAIRDELKQYNPLFLKRPELIVLTKVDRPEIKGQIKVVSNAFKVKGKVVVAISSATNEGLQDLLKMTAGLIQQSR